Part of the Solwaraspora sp. WMMA2065 genome is shown below.
GACGGCAGGTGCTGACGGACGTGAGCCTGCGGGTGCCGCCCCGCAGCATGACCGCGCTGGTCGGTGCGTCCGGCTCCGGCAAGACCACCATCACCCGGCTCGTCGCCCGGTTCTTCGACGTCGATGCCGGCGTCGTACGGGTCGGCGGGACCGACGTACGCGAGCAGACCACCGAGCAGCTCATGGCCCAGTTGTCGCTGGTGTTCCAGGACGTCTACCTGTTCGACGCCACGATCGCCGACAACATCCGCACCGGTCGCCCCGACGCCACCGACGATGATGTCGAACGCGCCGGGCGGCTGGCCCGTGTCAACGAGATCGTCGAACGGCTGCCCGACGGGTACCGGACCCGGGTAGGTGAGGGCGGGGCCCGGCTGTCCGGCGGGGAACGTCAGCGCATCGCCATCGCCCGTGCCATCGTCAAGGACGCCCCGATCGTGCTGCTCGACGAGGCGACGGCCGCGCTCGACCCGGCCAACGAGGCCGCGGTCCAGGAAGCGCTGACCGCACTGACCGCGAACAAGACGCTCCTGGTCATCGCGCACCGCCTGCAGACGGTCCGCAACGCCGACCAGATCCTCGTGCTGGACAGCGGCATCGTCGCCGAGCAGGGCAGTCACGACGAACTGCTGGCCGCCGACGGCCGGTATGCCGCGTTCTGGCGCGAGCGCGAACGCGCCGGTGGCTGGCGGCTCGCCCCCGCCGTCTCCTGAGAGGACGCATCCACGATGCCGACCCTGCCCGTCGCGCTCGCGGTGAAAGCCACCCGCTGGTTCGGCCGTCCAGCGACCGTCACCGCCGTCGACATGCAACCCGACGATCGTGACGCCGTCACACGCCTGGTGCCCGGCCTGGACGTCCTGGACACCGGCGACGGGGCGGGCACCGCCCTCACCGCCTGGACCGACCGCATCGAGGCGGCCGCCTCCGTACGAGTCCGCGTCCTGCCGGCCGGGCACCCGCAGACCGCCCAGCGGGCCAGCGCGCTGCTGCGCACCAAGGGCCCGCGCCGCCGTGACGTCCCGGTCGATGCCTACTGGGCCACCGGGAAGATCGGCCTGTGACCACCGAAGGAGTACGGCGATGACGAGTCACACCTCAACCGGCCAGCCGACCGGCACCGGCAAGGCCGGTACCGGGGTGCTGCTGCTGGCCGTCCTGGTCGCGTTCTGTGCCCAGCAGGTGCTGCTGCCGGCACTGGCACCGTTCGCCCGCGAGACCGGGCTCACCGAGACCCAGCTCGGCCTGACCATCGGCGCCGCCGCCGCGGTGCTGGTGCTGGCCGCACCCTGGTGGGCACGCCGCTGCAGCACGTTCGGGCCACGTGCCGTCCTGGTGACGGGGTTGACCGTCGCCCTGGCCGGTCTGACCGCCTTCGGTGCCGTCGCCACCCTGGCCCTGACTGGTGACCTCGACCCGAGCCTCACCTTCATGCTCATGCTGGTGACCCGCGGGCTGCTGTTCGGGGCAGGGCTGGCCGCGGTGCCGGTCGCCGCGCTCGCCATCGTCGTCGCCGGCTCCACCGCGCAGGAGCGCACCGGCGCGGTCGGCAAGCTGGGTGCCGCCCAGGGGCTGGCGATCGTACTCGGGCCGGCGATCGGGGCTGTGGTCGCGTTCGCCGGACTGCTCGGCCCGGTGTGGGCCGCGCCTGCCGCAGTGCTGACCGCCCTGCTGCTCATGTTCGTGTTGGTGCCGCCATCAGTCACGACCGGGCCGCCGCCCGCCAGCGGCCCGGCCCGGCTGCGGCCATGGGACCCACGGATACGCTGGGTACTGCTCGTCGGGTTCCTGCTCTACACCGGACTGGGCCTGGTCCTGCTGACCATCGGCTTCGCCGTGCAGGACCGTGGTGGCCTCGACACCGACGTGGCCGCCCGGGCAACCGGCGCTGTCATCTTCGCCTGCGGCCTCGTACTCGCCGGCACGCAGGGCGTCCTCGTACCGAGACTCCGGTGGCAGCCGCGCCGGTTGATGCTGGTCGGCGCCCCGATCGCCGCAGCGGGCCTGCTGGCCATCGCGGTCGTGCCCGGCGTCTGGGGCATCGGTGCCGCCATGCTGGTCGTCGCCGCCGGCATGGGAATCGCGACGCCGGGCTACACCGCCGCCCCGTCGATGGTGGTCGAGGAACACGAACAGGCACCCGCCGCAGGACTGCTGACCGCAACCAACGGACTCGCCTTCGTCGCCGGACCGGCACTGGGCGGCGCACTGTACGCGGCCGCGTACCCGCTGCCGTTCGTCACCGCCGCGATCATGGTGCTGTTCGGGCTCGCACTGCTGCTCGTCGACCAGTCCGGCCTGGCGAGGCGCTGACTTCCAGGCTCGGGCAGCGCCCCTCAGACGGCGAAGCCGGACGGTCGGGACCACCCAGCCGAGCAGATCCACGATCAGCAGTCCCACGCCAACGCGGTCGGGCGACCAGCTGGGAACCGCGCCTGCGGCCAAGGGCTGCGCTCAGGCCCGGACCGCGCGTACGACGCCGAGTTGGCCGACTTCGGCGGTGAGACCGGCAGCTGACAGTTCGTCGAGCAGCTGGCCCTGCGACATCACGGCCTCGGCCAGGATCCGAACGCCGCGCCCGATCTCCTTGATCGGAACACCCTCGGCCCGATGCAGCCGACGGATCTCAGCCCAGTCTTCCAATGCGATCACCCCTCCAGCCTCGGAGGGGGTCAGCCCCAGTCCGCCGCTAGAGGGTCAGTCTCAGCGCGTCGTCGACACCGCCGCGTTGGTCGACTCCCAGTCGACGCGGGGCGCGGAGACCACCGACCGCGCCACCTGCGGTTACGACGACGGCAAGCGGGCCAAGGGTCGGATCCGATAGTCAGACCAAGACATGCGCACGGGAGGCCCCGGATCTGTCGACGCAGGATGGCGACCTCGTGCCGCAGTGCGAACGCCTCGGCCAGCGCGATGCTGCCGCCGCAGGACCGCTAGTCCCAGCACGGGCAGGCAGGCACCGCTGGAGACGCCGATCGGCGTCCGCTCGCGGACCCGGACACACGTGCGCAGCACCAGGCACATGCGCATCAACTGCCTACCATCACGACGGTGGTGGTCAGCCGGGATTGCTGCGACCATGGCATCGCCTGCGCAGCTGTCCAGGGGCACCGCGCCTGTGGCCATCGCTCGTCTTCCAACCTATGAGGAGTTTGACGTGACACCGTCCCAACTTCCTGCCGGCGCGCTACTCGACCGGTTCACCGAGCTGGCTGGTGAGCACCCGGAGCACCCCGCGTTCGTGGTGGCAGATCCGGACGGTGGCGAGGTCGTCTTCAGCTTCGCCGAGCTCGTCGCGTCGGCACACCGGTTCTCGGCCCACTTCAAGGATGCCGGTATCGGTCCGGGTGATGTGGTCGTCCTCGCTCCACAGAATCACCCCTGCTACCTGAGCCTGGTCCTCGGCACCTGGTGGGCTGGGGCTGCGGTCCTGCCGATCAGCCCATCATTCACTAGTGACGACAGCGCCCTGTTGCTCGATGTCGTAGCCACGCGGCTCGGCAGACCGGTGCTGGTGGACGTCAAACCGCATCCGCAGTACGGCACGCTGGTGCTCGACGCCGGACCGACTGCTGCCTTCACCCTGCACGGTGAGCTGACACCGTCCCGACGCCCCACGGTAGACGAGGGCGACTCGTACCTCTTCATGACTTCTGGTGGCACTACTGGACTACCGAAGATCATGCCTTACCCGCTCCGCTGGGTCGGAAACGAACGAACGCCTTATGCTAATGCTGGACTCGGCAACCGCACTGGAGCAGCGACGGGTTTCCGGACCCGATTGATCTGCGGCAGCCTCCACCACACCGGCAACTTCACCGTCGCGATACATGTGCTTCTCACCGGCTCCAGTGTCATCATTATGACCAGGTTCGACGCAACCCTCGCCTGTGAACTGCTACGTCGACATGAAGTCTATTCACTCGGCCTCACCCCGTACTACATGATGCTGATTCTCGGTCTTCCGGACCTGGATCGCAGCGTCTTCGACGGAGTAGCCAGGATCACTCATGGCGCCGCGCCCTGTCCGCACTGGATCAAACAGGCGTGGATTGAAAGCATGTGCCGCCTCGGCTGCAATCCGGCGCTGCTCGTCGGCGTCCCACAGCGCGTCATCCAGCATCTCGAAATACCGCTTTCGGAACTCGTCGGCATCCGGAATCGCCGCGAAATCGTACAGCTCGACGCCTGGACCGACGAGACCCTGATGCTCCGCCATCTTGTTCCGGAATACCTGGCCGCCGGCAAGGTCACCGACATACCGCACGTGGTGCTGCGCGATGTACCCCCCGGGCCATTCGGCCGCCAGCCTCCGAATCCAGGCGCAGTGCTCCTCCGTCGCCTCGTACGGCGCGATCCTGTGCATCCAATCCGGACCATGGTAGAAGGCAAGGTCGCGTTGGATCGGCCCAAGCCGCTCGAGCTCAGGAAAGAGGAACGGTGCCGCGATCGGGTCGGCGCGGACCTGCTCGGCAGTCTCCTCGAAGGCGCGGAAGATGAAGTAGCGCTGGGTAACGAACTCCCCGAAGGCCTCCACCGGCAGGTCGCCGGCGAGCAGTGCGCTGAGGAACCGCCAGCGCCCTGACCGCCGATGCACGGCAATCAGGGCGTCATGGATCATCGCTGAGAGCGGAGGGCTCGTCGTCGTCACTGGGGCAGCCGATCCTCTCGTCGACACGATACGGCCACAATCATAGGTCCGTCCACGACGGCCGGACCAGAGTCGACACCCTCACCTCGGTTGACCGAAGGTCATGTTGTCCTGAACGGTCGGCGGAGCCTACCCTGGGCCCATTCTAATCAGGTGCCGGTCCACGGCGTCGGGCCAGTCACCAGCGCCCTGGCGTGTACCACCGTCTGTATATCGTTGTCGACCATCGACTCGCTCAGGTACGGCCAGCCGGCACTACGGGCACGGGCCGCCGATCGGCTGCTACCCAACAGCCCTGCCCCGGACACGCGTAGTAGTGACATTGCCGGACCACGATTCGGCCGAACCGGTACGACAGTACCTGATCGGTCTGGGTCAGCCTCCTCATCGCAGTTGGGGAGGCTTCTCCCTGGCCGGCACGCTGAACGCAGCGG
Proteins encoded:
- a CDS encoding MFS transporter, which translates into the protein MTSHTSTGQPTGTGKAGTGVLLLAVLVAFCAQQVLLPALAPFARETGLTETQLGLTIGAAAAVLVLAAPWWARRCSTFGPRAVLVTGLTVALAGLTAFGAVATLALTGDLDPSLTFMLMLVTRGLLFGAGLAAVPVAALAIVVAGSTAQERTGAVGKLGAAQGLAIVLGPAIGAVVAFAGLLGPVWAAPAAVLTALLLMFVLVPPSVTTGPPPASGPARLRPWDPRIRWVLLVGFLLYTGLGLVLLTIGFAVQDRGGLDTDVAARATGAVIFACGLVLAGTQGVLVPRLRWQPRRLMLVGAPIAAAGLLAIAVVPGVWGIGAAMLVVAAGMGIATPGYTAAPSMVVEEHEQAPAAGLLTATNGLAFVAGPALGGALYAAAYPLPFVTAAIMVLFGLALLLVDQSGLARR